In Papaver somniferum cultivar HN1 chromosome 1, ASM357369v1, whole genome shotgun sequence, a genomic segment contains:
- the LOC113357861 gene encoding uncharacterized protein LOC113357861 codes for MNREPANKSMGFFGMYKEAFKITFSRKKIFSQITLAILLPLTIILLSQIQVSYFIRNRNNAKSRGIASAITEIIYAILNLIFTLLSTSSVVYLVACIYSSRDITFKGVIGIFPKVRGKLIVTFLWCLLIVIIYTGVAVGLFLWFFVSVNDEGQGKDKVLIFGLCLFIPFLIGLIYMENVWSVAIVMSVLENDCGRKALGKSMKLVRGKIFASSVAFLVLHIASAGVIFAFSLLVVYGFMSSLVGKIFVGIACYLVLLVLIHFTLVIQTIVYFVCKSYHNEDVSNIAKHLDVGYANLGSQRDDIQMQRASV; via the coding sequence ATGAATAGAGAACCAGCAAACAAGTCCATGGGATTTTTCGGCATGTATAAGGAAGCCTTCAAGATTacattttcaaggaaaaaaatattttcacaaataacTCTAGCTATACTCCTTCCACTAACCATTATTCTCTTATCTCAAATCCAAGTATCATACTTCATCCGAAACCGGAACAATGCAAAATCCAGAGGCATCGCTAGCGCTATCACTGAAATCATCTACGCAATCTTAAACCTCATTTTCACTCTCTTGTCAACTTCTAGTGTGGTGTATCTTGTTGCTTGTATCTACTCATCCAGAGATATAACATTCAAGGGAGTAATCGGGATATTCCCAAAGGTACGGGGCAAACTTATCGTAACATTTTTGTGGTGTCTTCTCATCGTGATTATATACACCGGCGTTGCTGTTGGATTGTTCCTTTGGTTTTTCGTCAGCGTCAATGATGAAGGTCAAGGGAAGGATAAAGTTCTGATATTTGGTCTTTGTCTATTCATCCCTTTCTTAATTGGATTAATTTACATGGAGAATGTTTGGAGTGTTGCAATTGTAATGTCGGTATTGGAAAACGATTGCGGTAGAAAAGCACTGGGAAAGAGTATGAAACTGGTTAGAGGTAAAATCTTTGCCTCTTCTGTTGCTTTTCTAGTTCTTCATATCGCTTCTGCTGGTGTAATATTCGCATTCTCATTACTGGTGGTATACGGATTTATGTCGAGTTTAGTGGGTAAGATATTCGTGGGAATAGCTTGTTATTTGGTATTGTTGGTTTTGATTCATTTTACTCTTGTAATACAAACGATTGTCtactttgtttgtaaatcttatcACAATGAGGATGTTTCGAACATTGCAAAGCACCTAGACGTCGGTTATGCGAATTTGGGGAGCCAAAGAGATGACATTCAAATGCAAAGAGCTTCAGTTTGA